A genomic segment from Cricetulus griseus strain 17A/GY chromosome 8, alternate assembly CriGri-PICRH-1.0, whole genome shotgun sequence encodes:
- the Iffo1 gene encoding intermediate filament family orphan 1 isoform X1, protein MNPLFGPNLFLLQQEQQGLAGPLGDPLGGDHFAGGGDLPPAPLASVGPAAYSPPGPGPAPPAAMALRNDLGSNINVLKTLNLRFRCFLAKVHELERRNRLLEKQLQQALEEGKQGRRGLARRDQAVQTGFISPIRPLGLPLSSRPAAVCPPSARVLGSPARSPAGPLASSAACQSSSSTSTSTSTSTAFSSSTRFMPGTIWSYSHARRLGPGLEPTLVQGPGLSWVHPDGVGVQIDTITPEIRALYNVLAKVKRERDEYKRRWEEEYTVRIQLQERVNELQEEAQEADACQEELAMKVEQLKAELVVFKGLMSNNLTELDTKIQEKAMKVDMDICRRIDITAKLCDLAQQRNCEDMIQMFQKKLVPAMGGRKRERKAAVEEDTSLSESDGPRQPEGDEEESTALSINEEMQRMLSQLREYDFEDDCDSLTWEETEETLLLWEDFSGYAMAATEAQGEQQQEDSLEKVIKDTESLFKTREKEYQETIDQIELELATAKNDMNRHLHEYMEMCSMKRGLDVQMETCRRLITQSGDRKSPAFTAVPLSDPPPAPSETEDSDCHVSSDSSMR, encoded by the exons ATGAATCCGTTATTCGGTCCCAATCTCTTCCTCCTACAGCAGGAGCAGCAGGGCTTGGCCGGGCCGCTGGGGGACCCTCTGGGAGGGGACCACTTTGCCGGGGGAGGGGACCTGCCCCCGGCTCCGCTTGCCTCGGTGGGCCCCGCTGCCTATTCGCCTCCTGGGCCTGGTCCGGCTCCCCCTGCAGCCATGGCTCTCCGCAACGACCTGGGCTCCAACATCAACGTGCTCAAGACTCTGAACCTCCGGTTTCGCTGCTTCCTAGCCAAGGTGCACGAGCTAGAGCGCCGGAACCggctgctggagaagcagctgcagCAGGCTCTGGAGGAGGGTAAGCAGGGCAGGCGGGGCCTGGCCCGCCGCGACCAGGCGGTACAGACCGGCTTCATCAGCCCGATCCGGCCCCTGGGGCTGCCCCTGAGCTCCCGGCCAGCCGCTGTGTGCCCCCCGTCAGCGCGGGTACTGGGCTCCCCCGCCCGCTCGCCGGCCGGACCCCTCGCTTCCTCTGCGGCCTGCCAGTCGTcatcctccacctccacctccacctccacctccaccgcCTTCTCCTCGTCGACCCGTTTCATGCCCGGCACCATCTGGTCCTATTCACACGCCCGCCGGCTTGGACCGGGACTGGAACCCACGCTGGTGCAAGGGCCTGGCCTGTCGTGGGTACACCCTGACGGGGTGGGCGTTCAGATCGACACCATCACCCCCGAGATCCGCGCTCTGTACAACGTGCTGGCCAAAGTGAAGCGAGAGCGGGACGAGTACAAGAGAAG GTGGGAAGAGGAGTACACAGTGCGGATACAGCTGCAAGAGCGAGTGAATGAGCTCCAGGAG GAGGCCCAGGAGGCCGATGCCTGCCAAGAGGAGCTAGCCATGAAGGTCGAGCAGCTGAAAGCCGAGCTGGTGGTCTTCAAGGGCCTCATGAGTAAC AATCTAACAGAGCTGGACACCAAGATCCAGGAAAAGGCCATGAAGGTGGACATGGACATCTGCCGGCGCATCGACATCACGGCCAAGCTGTGTGACCTGGCTCAGCAGCGCAACTGTGAGGACATGATCCAGATGTTCCAG AAGAAGCTG GTCCCGGCCATGGGGGGGCGGAAGCGGGAGCGCAAGGCTGCTGTGGAGGAGGACACCTCCCTGTCGGAGAGTGACGGGCCCCGCCAGCCTGAGGGGGACGAGGAGGAGAGCACAGCCCTCAGCATCAACGAGGAGATGCAGCGCATGCTCAGCCAGCT GAGGGAATATGATTTTGAGGACGACTGTGACAGCCTGACTTGGGAGGAGACTGAGGAGACCTTGCTGCTTTGGGAGGATTTCTCAGGCTATGCCATGGCAGCCACAGAGGCCCAGGGAGAG cagcagcaggaggacaGTCTGGAGAAGGTGATTAAAGATACCGAATCTCTGTTCAAAACCCGGGAGAAGGAGTACCAGGAGACCATTGACCAGATAGAG CTGGAGCTGGCCACAGCCAAGAATGACATGAACCGCCACCTGCACGAGTACATGGAGATGTGCAGCATGAAACGGGGCTTGGACGTGCAGATGGAGACCTGCCGCCGCCTCATCACACAGTCGGGGGACCG AAAGTCTCCTGCTTTCACT
- the Iffo1 gene encoding intermediate filament family orphan 1 isoform X8: protein MNPLFGPNLFLLQQEQQGLAGPLGDPLGGDHFAGGGDLPPAPLASVGPAAYSPPGPGPAPPAAMALRNDLGSNINVLKTLNLRFRCFLAKVHELERRNRLLEKQLQQALEEGKQGRRGLARRDQAVQTGFISPIRPLGLPLSSRPAAVCPPSARVLGSPARSPAGPLASSAACQSSSSTSTSTSTSTAFSSSTRFMPGTIWSYSHARRLGPGLEPTLVQGPGLSWVHPDGVGVQIDTITPEIRALYNVLAKVKRERDEYKRRWEEEYTVRIQLQERVNELQEEAQEADACQEELAMKVEQLKAELVVFKGLMSNNLTELDTKIQEKAMKVDMDICRRIDITAKLCDLAQQRNCEDMIQMFQKKLSLHLSPIKVPAMGGRKRERKAAVEEDTSLSESDGPRQPEGDEEESTALSINEEMQRMLSQLREYDFEDDCDSLTWEETEETLLLWEDFSGYAMAATEAQGEQQEDSLEKVIKDTESLFKTREKEYQETIDQIELELATAKNDMNRHLHEYMEMCSMKRGLDVQMETCRRLITQSGDRKSPAFTAVPLSDPPPAPSETEDSDCHVSSDSSMR from the exons ATGAATCCGTTATTCGGTCCCAATCTCTTCCTCCTACAGCAGGAGCAGCAGGGCTTGGCCGGGCCGCTGGGGGACCCTCTGGGAGGGGACCACTTTGCCGGGGGAGGGGACCTGCCCCCGGCTCCGCTTGCCTCGGTGGGCCCCGCTGCCTATTCGCCTCCTGGGCCTGGTCCGGCTCCCCCTGCAGCCATGGCTCTCCGCAACGACCTGGGCTCCAACATCAACGTGCTCAAGACTCTGAACCTCCGGTTTCGCTGCTTCCTAGCCAAGGTGCACGAGCTAGAGCGCCGGAACCggctgctggagaagcagctgcagCAGGCTCTGGAGGAGGGTAAGCAGGGCAGGCGGGGCCTGGCCCGCCGCGACCAGGCGGTACAGACCGGCTTCATCAGCCCGATCCGGCCCCTGGGGCTGCCCCTGAGCTCCCGGCCAGCCGCTGTGTGCCCCCCGTCAGCGCGGGTACTGGGCTCCCCCGCCCGCTCGCCGGCCGGACCCCTCGCTTCCTCTGCGGCCTGCCAGTCGTcatcctccacctccacctccacctccacctccaccgcCTTCTCCTCGTCGACCCGTTTCATGCCCGGCACCATCTGGTCCTATTCACACGCCCGCCGGCTTGGACCGGGACTGGAACCCACGCTGGTGCAAGGGCCTGGCCTGTCGTGGGTACACCCTGACGGGGTGGGCGTTCAGATCGACACCATCACCCCCGAGATCCGCGCTCTGTACAACGTGCTGGCCAAAGTGAAGCGAGAGCGGGACGAGTACAAGAGAAG GTGGGAAGAGGAGTACACAGTGCGGATACAGCTGCAAGAGCGAGTGAATGAGCTCCAGGAG GAGGCCCAGGAGGCCGATGCCTGCCAAGAGGAGCTAGCCATGAAGGTCGAGCAGCTGAAAGCCGAGCTGGTGGTCTTCAAGGGCCTCATGAGTAAC AATCTAACAGAGCTGGACACCAAGATCCAGGAAAAGGCCATGAAGGTGGACATGGACATCTGCCGGCGCATCGACATCACGGCCAAGCTGTGTGACCTGGCTCAGCAGCGCAACTGTGAGGACATGATCCAGATGTTCCAG AAGAAGCTG TCTCTACACTTGTCTCCCATTAAGGTCCCGGCCATGGGGGGGCGGAAGCGGGAGCGCAAGGCTGCTGTGGAGGAGGACACCTCCCTGTCGGAGAGTGACGGGCCCCGCCAGCCTGAGGGGGACGAGGAGGAGAGCACAGCCCTCAGCATCAACGAGGAGATGCAGCGCATGCTCAGCCAGCT GAGGGAATATGATTTTGAGGACGACTGTGACAGCCTGACTTGGGAGGAGACTGAGGAGACCTTGCTGCTTTGGGAGGATTTCTCAGGCTATGCCATGGCAGCCACAGAGGCCCAGGGAGAG cagcaggaggacaGTCTGGAGAAGGTGATTAAAGATACCGAATCTCTGTTCAAAACCCGGGAGAAGGAGTACCAGGAGACCATTGACCAGATAGAG CTGGAGCTGGCCACAGCCAAGAATGACATGAACCGCCACCTGCACGAGTACATGGAGATGTGCAGCATGAAACGGGGCTTGGACGTGCAGATGGAGACCTGCCGCCGCCTCATCACACAGTCGGGGGACCG AAAGTCTCCTGCTTTCACT
- the Iffo1 gene encoding intermediate filament family orphan 1 isoform X4: protein MNPLFGPNLFLLQQEQQGLAGPLGDPLGGDHFAGGGDLPPAPLASVGPAAYSPPGPGPAPPAAMALRNDLGSNINVLKTLNLRFRCFLAKVHELERRNRLLEKQLQQALEEGKQGRRGLARRDQAVQTGFISPIRPLGLPLSSRPAAVCPPSARVLGSPARSPAGPLASSAACQSSSSTSTSTSTSTAFSSSTRFMPGTIWSYSHARRLGPGLEPTLVQGPGLSWVHPDGVGVQIDTITPEIRALYNVLAKVKRERDEYKRRWEEEYTVRIQLQERVNELQEEAQEADACQEELAMKVEQLKAELVVFKGLMSNNLTELDTKIQEKAMKVDMDICRRIDITAKLCDLAQQRNCEDMIQMFQKLVPAMGGRKRERKAAVEEDTSLSESDGPRQPEGDEEESTALSINEEMQRMLSQLREYDFEDDCDSLTWEETEETLLLWEDFSGYAMAATEAQGEQQEDSLEKVIKDTESLFKTREKEYQETIDQIELELATAKNDMNRHLHEYMEMCSMKRGLDVQMETCRRLITQSGDRKSPAFTAVPLSDPPPAPSETEDSDCHVSSDSSMR, encoded by the exons ATGAATCCGTTATTCGGTCCCAATCTCTTCCTCCTACAGCAGGAGCAGCAGGGCTTGGCCGGGCCGCTGGGGGACCCTCTGGGAGGGGACCACTTTGCCGGGGGAGGGGACCTGCCCCCGGCTCCGCTTGCCTCGGTGGGCCCCGCTGCCTATTCGCCTCCTGGGCCTGGTCCGGCTCCCCCTGCAGCCATGGCTCTCCGCAACGACCTGGGCTCCAACATCAACGTGCTCAAGACTCTGAACCTCCGGTTTCGCTGCTTCCTAGCCAAGGTGCACGAGCTAGAGCGCCGGAACCggctgctggagaagcagctgcagCAGGCTCTGGAGGAGGGTAAGCAGGGCAGGCGGGGCCTGGCCCGCCGCGACCAGGCGGTACAGACCGGCTTCATCAGCCCGATCCGGCCCCTGGGGCTGCCCCTGAGCTCCCGGCCAGCCGCTGTGTGCCCCCCGTCAGCGCGGGTACTGGGCTCCCCCGCCCGCTCGCCGGCCGGACCCCTCGCTTCCTCTGCGGCCTGCCAGTCGTcatcctccacctccacctccacctccacctccaccgcCTTCTCCTCGTCGACCCGTTTCATGCCCGGCACCATCTGGTCCTATTCACACGCCCGCCGGCTTGGACCGGGACTGGAACCCACGCTGGTGCAAGGGCCTGGCCTGTCGTGGGTACACCCTGACGGGGTGGGCGTTCAGATCGACACCATCACCCCCGAGATCCGCGCTCTGTACAACGTGCTGGCCAAAGTGAAGCGAGAGCGGGACGAGTACAAGAGAAG GTGGGAAGAGGAGTACACAGTGCGGATACAGCTGCAAGAGCGAGTGAATGAGCTCCAGGAG GAGGCCCAGGAGGCCGATGCCTGCCAAGAGGAGCTAGCCATGAAGGTCGAGCAGCTGAAAGCCGAGCTGGTGGTCTTCAAGGGCCTCATGAGTAAC AATCTAACAGAGCTGGACACCAAGATCCAGGAAAAGGCCATGAAGGTGGACATGGACATCTGCCGGCGCATCGACATCACGGCCAAGCTGTGTGACCTGGCTCAGCAGCGCAACTGTGAGGACATGATCCAGATGTTCCAG AAGCTG GTCCCGGCCATGGGGGGGCGGAAGCGGGAGCGCAAGGCTGCTGTGGAGGAGGACACCTCCCTGTCGGAGAGTGACGGGCCCCGCCAGCCTGAGGGGGACGAGGAGGAGAGCACAGCCCTCAGCATCAACGAGGAGATGCAGCGCATGCTCAGCCAGCT GAGGGAATATGATTTTGAGGACGACTGTGACAGCCTGACTTGGGAGGAGACTGAGGAGACCTTGCTGCTTTGGGAGGATTTCTCAGGCTATGCCATGGCAGCCACAGAGGCCCAGGGAGAG cagcaggaggacaGTCTGGAGAAGGTGATTAAAGATACCGAATCTCTGTTCAAAACCCGGGAGAAGGAGTACCAGGAGACCATTGACCAGATAGAG CTGGAGCTGGCCACAGCCAAGAATGACATGAACCGCCACCTGCACGAGTACATGGAGATGTGCAGCATGAAACGGGGCTTGGACGTGCAGATGGAGACCTGCCGCCGCCTCATCACACAGTCGGGGGACCG AAAGTCTCCTGCTTTCACT
- the Iffo1 gene encoding intermediate filament family orphan 1 isoform X3 produces the protein MNPLFGPNLFLLQQEQQGLAGPLGDPLGGDHFAGGGDLPPAPLASVGPAAYSPPGPGPAPPAAMALRNDLGSNINVLKTLNLRFRCFLAKVHELERRNRLLEKQLQQALEEGKQGRRGLARRDQAVQTGFISPIRPLGLPLSSRPAAVCPPSARVLGSPARSPAGPLASSAACQSSSSTSTSTSTSTAFSSSTRFMPGTIWSYSHARRLGPGLEPTLVQGPGLSWVHPDGVGVQIDTITPEIRALYNVLAKVKRERDEYKRRWEEEYTVRIQLQERVNELQEEAQEADACQEELAMKVEQLKAELVVFKGLMSNNLTELDTKIQEKAMKVDMDICRRIDITAKLCDLAQQRNCEDMIQMFQKKLVPAMGGRKRERKAAVEEDTSLSESDGPRQPEGDEEESTALSINEEMQRMLSQLREYDFEDDCDSLTWEETEETLLLWEDFSGYAMAATEAQGEQQEDSLEKVIKDTESLFKTREKEYQETIDQIELELATAKNDMNRHLHEYMEMCSMKRGLDVQMETCRRLITQSGDRKSPAFTAVPLSDPPPAPSETEDSDCHVSSDSSMR, from the exons ATGAATCCGTTATTCGGTCCCAATCTCTTCCTCCTACAGCAGGAGCAGCAGGGCTTGGCCGGGCCGCTGGGGGACCCTCTGGGAGGGGACCACTTTGCCGGGGGAGGGGACCTGCCCCCGGCTCCGCTTGCCTCGGTGGGCCCCGCTGCCTATTCGCCTCCTGGGCCTGGTCCGGCTCCCCCTGCAGCCATGGCTCTCCGCAACGACCTGGGCTCCAACATCAACGTGCTCAAGACTCTGAACCTCCGGTTTCGCTGCTTCCTAGCCAAGGTGCACGAGCTAGAGCGCCGGAACCggctgctggagaagcagctgcagCAGGCTCTGGAGGAGGGTAAGCAGGGCAGGCGGGGCCTGGCCCGCCGCGACCAGGCGGTACAGACCGGCTTCATCAGCCCGATCCGGCCCCTGGGGCTGCCCCTGAGCTCCCGGCCAGCCGCTGTGTGCCCCCCGTCAGCGCGGGTACTGGGCTCCCCCGCCCGCTCGCCGGCCGGACCCCTCGCTTCCTCTGCGGCCTGCCAGTCGTcatcctccacctccacctccacctccacctccaccgcCTTCTCCTCGTCGACCCGTTTCATGCCCGGCACCATCTGGTCCTATTCACACGCCCGCCGGCTTGGACCGGGACTGGAACCCACGCTGGTGCAAGGGCCTGGCCTGTCGTGGGTACACCCTGACGGGGTGGGCGTTCAGATCGACACCATCACCCCCGAGATCCGCGCTCTGTACAACGTGCTGGCCAAAGTGAAGCGAGAGCGGGACGAGTACAAGAGAAG GTGGGAAGAGGAGTACACAGTGCGGATACAGCTGCAAGAGCGAGTGAATGAGCTCCAGGAG GAGGCCCAGGAGGCCGATGCCTGCCAAGAGGAGCTAGCCATGAAGGTCGAGCAGCTGAAAGCCGAGCTGGTGGTCTTCAAGGGCCTCATGAGTAAC AATCTAACAGAGCTGGACACCAAGATCCAGGAAAAGGCCATGAAGGTGGACATGGACATCTGCCGGCGCATCGACATCACGGCCAAGCTGTGTGACCTGGCTCAGCAGCGCAACTGTGAGGACATGATCCAGATGTTCCAG AAGAAGCTG GTCCCGGCCATGGGGGGGCGGAAGCGGGAGCGCAAGGCTGCTGTGGAGGAGGACACCTCCCTGTCGGAGAGTGACGGGCCCCGCCAGCCTGAGGGGGACGAGGAGGAGAGCACAGCCCTCAGCATCAACGAGGAGATGCAGCGCATGCTCAGCCAGCT GAGGGAATATGATTTTGAGGACGACTGTGACAGCCTGACTTGGGAGGAGACTGAGGAGACCTTGCTGCTTTGGGAGGATTTCTCAGGCTATGCCATGGCAGCCACAGAGGCCCAGGGAGAG cagcaggaggacaGTCTGGAGAAGGTGATTAAAGATACCGAATCTCTGTTCAAAACCCGGGAGAAGGAGTACCAGGAGACCATTGACCAGATAGAG CTGGAGCTGGCCACAGCCAAGAATGACATGAACCGCCACCTGCACGAGTACATGGAGATGTGCAGCATGAAACGGGGCTTGGACGTGCAGATGGAGACCTGCCGCCGCCTCATCACACAGTCGGGGGACCG AAAGTCTCCTGCTTTCACT
- the Iffo1 gene encoding intermediate filament family orphan 1 isoform X5: MNPLFGPNLFLLQQEQQGLAGPLGDPLGGDHFAGGGDLPPAPLASVGPAAYSPPGPGPAPPAAMALRNDLGSNINVLKTLNLRFRCFLAKVHELERRNRLLEKQLQQALEEGKQGRRGLARRDQAVQTGFISPIRPLGLPLSSRPAAVCPPSARVLGSPARSPAGPLASSAACQSSSSTSTSTSTSTAFSSSTRFMPGTIWSYSHARRLGPGLEPTLVQGPGLSWVHPDGVGVQIDTITPEIRALYNVLAKVKRERDEYKRRWEEEYTVRIQLQERVNELQEEAQEADACQEELAMKVEQLKAELVVFKGLMSNNLTELDTKIQEKAMKVDMDICRRIDITAKLCDLAQQRNCEDMIQMFQVPAMGGRKRERKAAVEEDTSLSESDGPRQPEGDEEESTALSINEEMQRMLSQLREYDFEDDCDSLTWEETEETLLLWEDFSGYAMAATEAQGEQQQEDSLEKVIKDTESLFKTREKEYQETIDQIELELATAKNDMNRHLHEYMEMCSMKRGLDVQMETCRRLITQSGDRKSPAFTAVPLSDPPPAPSETEDSDCHVSSDSSMR, encoded by the exons ATGAATCCGTTATTCGGTCCCAATCTCTTCCTCCTACAGCAGGAGCAGCAGGGCTTGGCCGGGCCGCTGGGGGACCCTCTGGGAGGGGACCACTTTGCCGGGGGAGGGGACCTGCCCCCGGCTCCGCTTGCCTCGGTGGGCCCCGCTGCCTATTCGCCTCCTGGGCCTGGTCCGGCTCCCCCTGCAGCCATGGCTCTCCGCAACGACCTGGGCTCCAACATCAACGTGCTCAAGACTCTGAACCTCCGGTTTCGCTGCTTCCTAGCCAAGGTGCACGAGCTAGAGCGCCGGAACCggctgctggagaagcagctgcagCAGGCTCTGGAGGAGGGTAAGCAGGGCAGGCGGGGCCTGGCCCGCCGCGACCAGGCGGTACAGACCGGCTTCATCAGCCCGATCCGGCCCCTGGGGCTGCCCCTGAGCTCCCGGCCAGCCGCTGTGTGCCCCCCGTCAGCGCGGGTACTGGGCTCCCCCGCCCGCTCGCCGGCCGGACCCCTCGCTTCCTCTGCGGCCTGCCAGTCGTcatcctccacctccacctccacctccacctccaccgcCTTCTCCTCGTCGACCCGTTTCATGCCCGGCACCATCTGGTCCTATTCACACGCCCGCCGGCTTGGACCGGGACTGGAACCCACGCTGGTGCAAGGGCCTGGCCTGTCGTGGGTACACCCTGACGGGGTGGGCGTTCAGATCGACACCATCACCCCCGAGATCCGCGCTCTGTACAACGTGCTGGCCAAAGTGAAGCGAGAGCGGGACGAGTACAAGAGAAG GTGGGAAGAGGAGTACACAGTGCGGATACAGCTGCAAGAGCGAGTGAATGAGCTCCAGGAG GAGGCCCAGGAGGCCGATGCCTGCCAAGAGGAGCTAGCCATGAAGGTCGAGCAGCTGAAAGCCGAGCTGGTGGTCTTCAAGGGCCTCATGAGTAAC AATCTAACAGAGCTGGACACCAAGATCCAGGAAAAGGCCATGAAGGTGGACATGGACATCTGCCGGCGCATCGACATCACGGCCAAGCTGTGTGACCTGGCTCAGCAGCGCAACTGTGAGGACATGATCCAGATGTTCCAG GTCCCGGCCATGGGGGGGCGGAAGCGGGAGCGCAAGGCTGCTGTGGAGGAGGACACCTCCCTGTCGGAGAGTGACGGGCCCCGCCAGCCTGAGGGGGACGAGGAGGAGAGCACAGCCCTCAGCATCAACGAGGAGATGCAGCGCATGCTCAGCCAGCT GAGGGAATATGATTTTGAGGACGACTGTGACAGCCTGACTTGGGAGGAGACTGAGGAGACCTTGCTGCTTTGGGAGGATTTCTCAGGCTATGCCATGGCAGCCACAGAGGCCCAGGGAGAG cagcagcaggaggacaGTCTGGAGAAGGTGATTAAAGATACCGAATCTCTGTTCAAAACCCGGGAGAAGGAGTACCAGGAGACCATTGACCAGATAGAG CTGGAGCTGGCCACAGCCAAGAATGACATGAACCGCCACCTGCACGAGTACATGGAGATGTGCAGCATGAAACGGGGCTTGGACGTGCAGATGGAGACCTGCCGCCGCCTCATCACACAGTCGGGGGACCG AAAGTCTCCTGCTTTCACT
- the Iffo1 gene encoding intermediate filament family orphan 1 isoform X2, whose translation MNPLFGPNLFLLQQEQQGLAGPLGDPLGGDHFAGGGDLPPAPLASVGPAAYSPPGPGPAPPAAMALRNDLGSNINVLKTLNLRFRCFLAKVHELERRNRLLEKQLQQALEEGKQGRRGLARRDQAVQTGFISPIRPLGLPLSSRPAAVCPPSARVLGSPARSPAGPLASSAACQSSSSTSTSTSTSTAFSSSTRFMPGTIWSYSHARRLGPGLEPTLVQGPGLSWVHPDGVGVQIDTITPEIRALYNVLAKVKRERDEYKRRWEEEYTVRIQLQERVNELQEEAQEADACQEELAMKVEQLKAELVVFKGLMSNNLTELDTKIQEKAMKVDMDICRRIDITAKLCDLAQQRNCEDMIQMFQKLVPAMGGRKRERKAAVEEDTSLSESDGPRQPEGDEEESTALSINEEMQRMLSQLREYDFEDDCDSLTWEETEETLLLWEDFSGYAMAATEAQGEQQQEDSLEKVIKDTESLFKTREKEYQETIDQIELELATAKNDMNRHLHEYMEMCSMKRGLDVQMETCRRLITQSGDRKSPAFTAVPLSDPPPAPSETEDSDCHVSSDSSMR comes from the exons ATGAATCCGTTATTCGGTCCCAATCTCTTCCTCCTACAGCAGGAGCAGCAGGGCTTGGCCGGGCCGCTGGGGGACCCTCTGGGAGGGGACCACTTTGCCGGGGGAGGGGACCTGCCCCCGGCTCCGCTTGCCTCGGTGGGCCCCGCTGCCTATTCGCCTCCTGGGCCTGGTCCGGCTCCCCCTGCAGCCATGGCTCTCCGCAACGACCTGGGCTCCAACATCAACGTGCTCAAGACTCTGAACCTCCGGTTTCGCTGCTTCCTAGCCAAGGTGCACGAGCTAGAGCGCCGGAACCggctgctggagaagcagctgcagCAGGCTCTGGAGGAGGGTAAGCAGGGCAGGCGGGGCCTGGCCCGCCGCGACCAGGCGGTACAGACCGGCTTCATCAGCCCGATCCGGCCCCTGGGGCTGCCCCTGAGCTCCCGGCCAGCCGCTGTGTGCCCCCCGTCAGCGCGGGTACTGGGCTCCCCCGCCCGCTCGCCGGCCGGACCCCTCGCTTCCTCTGCGGCCTGCCAGTCGTcatcctccacctccacctccacctccacctccaccgcCTTCTCCTCGTCGACCCGTTTCATGCCCGGCACCATCTGGTCCTATTCACACGCCCGCCGGCTTGGACCGGGACTGGAACCCACGCTGGTGCAAGGGCCTGGCCTGTCGTGGGTACACCCTGACGGGGTGGGCGTTCAGATCGACACCATCACCCCCGAGATCCGCGCTCTGTACAACGTGCTGGCCAAAGTGAAGCGAGAGCGGGACGAGTACAAGAGAAG GTGGGAAGAGGAGTACACAGTGCGGATACAGCTGCAAGAGCGAGTGAATGAGCTCCAGGAG GAGGCCCAGGAGGCCGATGCCTGCCAAGAGGAGCTAGCCATGAAGGTCGAGCAGCTGAAAGCCGAGCTGGTGGTCTTCAAGGGCCTCATGAGTAAC AATCTAACAGAGCTGGACACCAAGATCCAGGAAAAGGCCATGAAGGTGGACATGGACATCTGCCGGCGCATCGACATCACGGCCAAGCTGTGTGACCTGGCTCAGCAGCGCAACTGTGAGGACATGATCCAGATGTTCCAG AAGCTG GTCCCGGCCATGGGGGGGCGGAAGCGGGAGCGCAAGGCTGCTGTGGAGGAGGACACCTCCCTGTCGGAGAGTGACGGGCCCCGCCAGCCTGAGGGGGACGAGGAGGAGAGCACAGCCCTCAGCATCAACGAGGAGATGCAGCGCATGCTCAGCCAGCT GAGGGAATATGATTTTGAGGACGACTGTGACAGCCTGACTTGGGAGGAGACTGAGGAGACCTTGCTGCTTTGGGAGGATTTCTCAGGCTATGCCATGGCAGCCACAGAGGCCCAGGGAGAG cagcagcaggaggacaGTCTGGAGAAGGTGATTAAAGATACCGAATCTCTGTTCAAAACCCGGGAGAAGGAGTACCAGGAGACCATTGACCAGATAGAG CTGGAGCTGGCCACAGCCAAGAATGACATGAACCGCCACCTGCACGAGTACATGGAGATGTGCAGCATGAAACGGGGCTTGGACGTGCAGATGGAGACCTGCCGCCGCCTCATCACACAGTCGGGGGACCG AAAGTCTCCTGCTTTCACT